One Micromonospora sp. WMMD812 genomic window carries:
- a CDS encoding branched-chain amino acid aminotransferase, translated as MSGGDKLDFEIRPNPAPVSAEDRAALLANPGFGRVFTDHMVTIRYADGKGWYDARVEARAPIPMDPAAAVLHYAQEIFEGLKAYRTSDGGVTMFRPEANAARFAASARRMAMPALPEGAFVDSLHRLIEIDREWIPTGADGSLYLRPFMFASEIFLGVRPANEYLYVAIASPVGAYFAGGVKPVKVWVSPDYTRAAPGGTGAAKCGGNYAASLVAQAEAIEHGCDQVVFLDAVERRFVDELGGMNVFFVYDDGTVVTPPLTGTILPGITRESVLAMAAGAGHRIEERPITFADWQADAASGRLREVFACGTAAVVTPIGEVRFPDGEFLIGGGEPGQVTMALRQQLVDLQRGDAPDPHGWVQRVL; from the coding sequence ATGAGCGGTGGTGACAAGCTCGACTTCGAGATCCGTCCGAATCCCGCGCCGGTATCCGCCGAGGACCGGGCCGCCCTGCTGGCCAACCCCGGATTCGGGCGGGTCTTCACCGACCACATGGTGACCATCCGGTACGCGGACGGCAAGGGCTGGTACGACGCCCGCGTCGAAGCGCGTGCGCCGATCCCGATGGACCCGGCCGCCGCCGTGCTGCACTACGCGCAGGAGATCTTCGAGGGGTTGAAGGCGTACCGCACCTCCGACGGCGGCGTGACGATGTTCCGCCCCGAGGCCAACGCCGCCCGGTTCGCCGCGTCGGCGCGGCGGATGGCGATGCCGGCGCTGCCGGAGGGGGCGTTCGTCGACTCGCTGCACCGGCTCATCGAGATCGACCGGGAGTGGATCCCGACCGGCGCCGACGGCAGCCTCTACCTGCGTCCGTTCATGTTCGCCAGCGAGATCTTCCTCGGGGTCCGGCCGGCCAACGAGTATCTCTACGTGGCGATCGCCTCGCCGGTCGGGGCGTACTTCGCCGGCGGGGTCAAGCCGGTGAAGGTGTGGGTCTCGCCGGACTACACGCGGGCCGCCCCCGGTGGCACGGGCGCGGCGAAGTGCGGCGGCAACTACGCGGCCTCGCTGGTCGCCCAGGCTGAGGCGATCGAGCACGGCTGCGACCAGGTGGTCTTCCTGGACGCGGTGGAGCGCCGGTTCGTCGACGAGCTGGGCGGCATGAACGTCTTCTTCGTCTACGACGACGGCACCGTGGTGACGCCGCCGCTGACCGGCACGATCCTGCCCGGCATCACGCGGGAGTCGGTGCTCGCCATGGCCGCCGGGGCGGGGCACCGGATCGAGGAGCGGCCGATCACCTTCGCCGACTGGCAGGCGGACGCGGCCAGCGGGCGGCTGCGCGAGGTCTTCGCCTGCGGCACCGCCGCGGTCGTCACCCCGATCGGCGAGGTCCGCTTCCCCGACGGGGAGTTCCTCATCGGCGGCGGCGAGCCGGGGCAGGTCACCATGGCGCTGCGCCAGCAGCTGGTCGACCTCCAGCGCGGCGACGCCCCCGACCCGCACGGCTGGGTGCAGCGGGTCCTCTGA
- a CDS encoding tyrosine-protein phosphatase: MDATEVTRHIPFSATFNFRDVGGYAGHDGRTVRQGRLYRSDSLHRLDETDRAAFTALGVRTVIDLRRPYEVERDGRVPDWDGLTWRHIHPEHAEWGERPYESGSSLARYLADRYADLAQTGTAGVAEAIGLIADTTNAPVVVHCVAGKDRTGIVCALTLAVLGVADDEIAEDYALSSVASQRFTAWLAATRPEGTEPPAPFLASPPDAMRLFLDELRVGHGSVEGYLRHAGVTDAQLTALRDHLLA, translated from the coding sequence GTGGACGCCACCGAGGTCACCCGGCACATCCCCTTCTCCGCGACGTTCAACTTCCGCGATGTCGGCGGTTACGCCGGCCACGACGGCCGCACCGTGCGCCAGGGCCGGCTCTACCGCTCCGACTCCCTGCACCGGCTGGACGAGACCGACCGCGCGGCCTTCACCGCCCTCGGCGTCCGCACGGTGATCGACCTGCGCCGTCCGTACGAGGTGGAGCGTGACGGCCGCGTTCCCGACTGGGACGGTCTGACCTGGCGGCACATCCACCCCGAGCACGCCGAGTGGGGCGAGCGGCCGTACGAGTCCGGCAGCAGCCTGGCCCGCTACCTCGCCGACCGCTACGCCGACCTCGCGCAGACCGGCACGGCCGGGGTCGCCGAGGCGATCGGACTGATCGCCGACACCACCAACGCACCCGTCGTCGTGCACTGCGTGGCCGGCAAGGACCGCACCGGCATCGTCTGCGCGCTCACCCTCGCAGTGCTGGGCGTGGCCGACGACGAGATCGCCGAGGACTACGCGCTGAGCAGTGTGGCGTCGCAGCGGTTCACCGCCTGGCTCGCCGCCACCAGACCGGAGGGCACCGAACCGCCGGCGCCGTTCCTCGCCTCGCCGCCCGACGCGATGCGGCTCTTCCTCGACGAGTTGCGCGTCGGGCACGGGTCGGTCGAGGGCTACCTGCGCCACGCCGGCGTCACCGACGCCCAGCTCACCGCCCTCCGCGACCACCTGCTGGCGTAG
- a CDS encoding endonuclease/exonuclease/phosphatase family protein produces the protein MIVDLPERTTGSRVRRTVDALCWLAVAPGAVWAALRLAGVDRGPLVQALAFTPYVAAWSALPLVLALALRRRWPAVLAAVTAVALVGVVAPRALDSPQPRVTGPTVRLLTANLLAGAADPAVLVDLVRRHHVDVLVVQEFTPGALADLDRLGLDQLLPHRQLNPLVGTPGSGLYARFPVSEPGVRQHRGAWGFTQAYATVAVPGAPPVRVESAHPAAPYAVDQVDFWRADLAAQPPATPDGPLRILAGDFNATLDHSPLRALLRTGYVDAADATGQGLVGTWGPYDGDPIPPVTIDHVLVDRRIAAQEVEVLHLPGTDHRPVLATLRLPAP, from the coding sequence ATGATCGTCGACCTTCCGGAGCGGACGACCGGGAGCCGGGTACGGCGGACGGTGGACGCACTCTGCTGGCTGGCGGTGGCGCCAGGGGCCGTCTGGGCCGCGCTCCGGCTGGCCGGGGTGGACCGGGGACCGCTGGTGCAGGCGCTCGCCTTCACCCCGTACGTTGCGGCTTGGAGCGCGCTGCCGCTGGTGCTCGCCCTCGCCCTGCGGCGCCGGTGGCCGGCGGTGCTCGCGGCGGTCACGGCGGTCGCCCTGGTCGGCGTGGTGGCGCCGCGGGCCCTCGACTCCCCGCAGCCGCGGGTGACCGGCCCGACCGTACGGCTGCTCACCGCGAACCTGCTCGCCGGCGCCGCCGACCCGGCCGTGCTGGTCGACCTGGTCCGGCGGCACCACGTCGACGTGCTGGTCGTGCAGGAGTTCACCCCGGGCGCGCTGGCCGACCTCGACCGGCTCGGGCTCGACCAGCTGCTGCCCCACCGGCAGCTCAACCCACTGGTCGGCACCCCCGGATCCGGCCTCTACGCGCGCTTCCCGGTCAGCGAGCCGGGCGTCCGGCAGCACCGCGGCGCGTGGGGCTTCACCCAGGCGTACGCCACGGTCGCCGTCCCCGGCGCGCCCCCGGTCCGCGTCGAGTCGGCGCACCCGGCCGCGCCGTACGCGGTGGACCAGGTCGACTTCTGGCGCGCCGACCTGGCGGCGCAGCCGCCGGCCACCCCGGACGGGCCGCTGCGGATCCTGGCCGGCGACTTCAACGCCACCCTGGACCACTCACCGCTGCGGGCCCTGCTGCGCACCGGCTACGTCGACGCGGCCGACGCCACCGGGCAGGGGCTGGTCGGCACCTGGGGCCCGTACGACGGCGATCCGATCCCTCCGGTCACGATCGACCACGTCCTGGTCGACCGCCGGATCGCCGCCCAGGAGGTCGAGGTCCTGCACCTGCCCGGCACCGACCACCGTCCCGTCCTGGCCACCCTCCGCCTTCCCGCCCCCTGA
- the ilvN gene encoding acetolactate synthase small subunit codes for MTMHTLSVLVENKPGVLARVSGLFSRRGFNIDSLAVGETENPDVSRITIVVNAESSPLEQVTKQLNKLVNVLKIVELDAQVSVARELLLVKVRADRSARSQVLDTVNLFRARVVDVAPDTLTIEATGTPDKLDALLRDLEPFGIKEMVQSGLVAIGRGSRSITAGPALRAA; via the coding sequence ATGACCATGCACACGCTGAGCGTCCTCGTGGAGAACAAGCCGGGCGTCCTGGCTCGGGTCTCCGGGCTCTTCTCCCGGCGCGGCTTCAACATCGACAGCCTGGCCGTCGGCGAGACCGAGAACCCGGACGTCTCCCGGATCACCATCGTGGTCAACGCCGAGTCGTCCCCGCTGGAGCAGGTCACCAAGCAGCTCAACAAGCTGGTCAACGTGCTCAAGATCGTCGAGTTGGACGCGCAGGTCTCGGTGGCCCGGGAGCTGCTCCTGGTCAAGGTCCGTGCCGACCGGTCCGCCCGCAGCCAGGTGCTGGACACGGTGAACCTGTTCCGGGCCCGGGTGGTCGACGTGGCGCCGGACACGCTCACCATCGAGGCCACCGGGACCCCGGACAAGTTGGACGCGTTGCTGCGCGACCTCGAACCCTTCGGCATCAAGGAAATGGTCCAGTCCGGGCTGGTGGCGATCGGGCGTGGCTCGCGCTCCATCACCGCCGGTCCCGCCCTACGGGCCGCCTGA
- the ilvC gene encoding ketol-acid reductoisomerase, whose protein sequence is MSVEVYYDDDADLGLIQAKKVAVIGYGSQGHAHALSLRDSGVDVVIGLPVGSKSRPKAEEQGLRVVTPAEAAAEADVIMVLAPDTAQRTLYTEAIAPNLAPGKAIFFGHGFNIRYDLINPPAEVDVAMVAPKGPGHLVRRQYVDGKGVPCLVAVEQDASGSAFALALSYAKGIGGTRAGAIKTTFTEETETDLFGEQAVLCGGAAALVQTGFEVLTEAGYAPEIAYFECLHELKLIVDLMYEGGIARMRYSVSDTAEYGDLSRGPRVIDARVKEEMRKILGEIQSGEFAREWIAEDDAGRPNFAKWRAEGAAHPIEETGRKLRGMMSWVDRPITETA, encoded by the coding sequence ATGAGCGTTGAGGTGTACTACGACGACGACGCCGACCTGGGCCTGATCCAGGCCAAGAAGGTCGCCGTCATCGGCTACGGCAGCCAGGGCCACGCCCACGCGCTGTCGCTGCGCGACTCGGGCGTCGACGTGGTGATCGGCCTGCCGGTGGGCTCGAAGAGCCGGCCGAAGGCGGAGGAGCAGGGCCTGCGGGTGGTGACGCCGGCCGAGGCGGCGGCGGAGGCCGACGTCATCATGGTGCTCGCCCCGGACACCGCCCAGCGCACGCTCTACACCGAGGCGATCGCGCCGAACCTGGCCCCGGGCAAGGCGATCTTCTTCGGCCACGGCTTCAACATCCGCTACGACCTGATCAATCCGCCGGCCGAGGTGGACGTGGCGATGGTCGCCCCGAAGGGCCCGGGCCACCTGGTCCGCCGCCAGTACGTCGACGGCAAGGGCGTGCCGTGCCTGGTCGCCGTCGAGCAGGACGCGTCCGGCAGCGCCTTCGCGCTGGCCCTGTCGTACGCCAAGGGCATCGGCGGTACCCGCGCCGGGGCGATCAAGACGACGTTCACCGAGGAGACCGAGACCGACCTCTTCGGCGAGCAGGCGGTGCTGTGCGGTGGCGCGGCGGCGCTGGTGCAGACCGGGTTCGAGGTGCTCACCGAGGCCGGCTACGCGCCGGAGATCGCCTACTTCGAGTGCCTGCACGAGCTGAAGCTCATCGTCGACCTGATGTACGAGGGCGGCATCGCCCGGATGCGCTACAGCGTCTCGGACACCGCCGAGTACGGCGACCTCTCCCGGGGCCCGCGCGTCATCGACGCCCGCGTCAAGGAGGAGATGCGCAAGATCCTCGGCGAGATCCAGTCCGGCGAGTTCGCCCGCGAGTGGATCGCCGAGGACGACGCGGGTCGGCCGAACTTCGCCAAGTGGCGGGCCGAGGGTGCGGCGCATCCGATCGAGGAGACCGGCCGGAAGCTGCGCGGCATGATGAGCTGGGTCGACCGCCCGATCACCGAGACCGCCTGA
- the cimA gene encoding citramalate synthase yields MRFQVYDTTLRDGAQREGLSYSVVDKLAVARLLDEFGVGFIEGGWPGAVPKDTEFFQRARAELDLRHAVLVAFGATRRAGVAVAEDPQVRALLDAETPAVALVAKADLRHVERALRTTAGENLAMIHDTVAHLVAEGRRVFVDGEHFFDGYRHDPAYGAAVVETALAAGAEVMVLCDTNGGMLPSQVTAAIADLTERLGVAPERFGIHCQNDTACAVANTIAAVEAGVRHVQGTANGYGERPGNADLFAVVANLQLKLGLPVLPAGCLEQMVRVSHAIAEIANIAPDTHQAYVGAAAFAHKAGLHASAIKVDPLLYNHVEPSVVGNDMRILVTEMAGRASVELKSRELGLDLAGHPDTLSRVTRRVKELEAGGWSFEAADASFELLVRSELPEGAPARPFALESYRVLVEHREDGAVVSEATVKIRVRGERVIATAEGNGPINALDEALRVGLARHYPELRDFELADYKVRILEGSHGTGAVTRVLVETADGAGRDWTTVGVHHNVVEASWHALVDALTYGLARAKV; encoded by the coding sequence ATGAGGTTCCAGGTCTACGACACGACGTTGCGCGACGGCGCGCAGCGCGAGGGGCTCAGCTACTCGGTGGTCGACAAGCTGGCCGTGGCCCGGCTGCTCGACGAGTTCGGAGTGGGTTTCATCGAGGGCGGCTGGCCGGGGGCGGTACCCAAGGACACCGAGTTCTTCCAGCGGGCGCGCGCGGAACTCGACCTGCGGCACGCGGTGCTCGTCGCGTTCGGGGCCACCCGCCGGGCCGGCGTCGCCGTCGCCGAGGACCCCCAGGTGCGCGCCCTGCTCGACGCGGAGACCCCGGCGGTGGCGCTGGTGGCGAAGGCCGACCTGCGGCACGTCGAGCGGGCGCTGCGCACGACCGCGGGGGAGAACCTCGCGATGATCCACGACACGGTGGCGCACCTGGTCGCCGAGGGACGCCGGGTCTTCGTCGACGGCGAGCACTTCTTCGACGGCTACCGGCACGACCCGGCGTACGGGGCGGCGGTCGTGGAGACCGCACTCGCCGCCGGCGCGGAGGTCATGGTGCTCTGCGACACCAACGGCGGCATGCTCCCGTCCCAGGTCACCGCGGCCATCGCCGACCTGACCGAGCGGCTCGGCGTCGCCCCCGAGCGGTTCGGGATCCACTGCCAGAACGACACGGCCTGCGCGGTGGCCAACACCATCGCCGCGGTCGAGGCGGGGGTCCGCCACGTCCAGGGCACCGCCAACGGCTACGGCGAGCGCCCGGGAAACGCGGACCTCTTCGCGGTCGTCGCCAACCTCCAACTCAAGCTCGGGCTGCCCGTCCTACCGGCGGGCTGCCTGGAACAGATGGTGCGGGTCTCGCACGCCATCGCCGAGATCGCCAACATCGCCCCCGACACCCACCAGGCGTACGTCGGGGCAGCCGCCTTCGCCCACAAGGCAGGGCTGCACGCGAGCGCGATCAAGGTCGACCCGTTGCTCTACAACCACGTGGAACCGTCGGTGGTGGGCAACGACATGCGGATCCTGGTGACCGAGATGGCCGGCCGGGCCAGCGTCGAGCTCAAGAGCCGCGAGCTCGGGCTGGACCTGGCCGGCCATCCGGACACCCTGTCCCGGGTGACCCGGCGGGTGAAGGAGCTGGAGGCCGGCGGCTGGTCGTTCGAGGCCGCGGACGCCTCGTTCGAGCTGCTGGTCCGCTCCGAGCTGCCGGAGGGCGCCCCGGCGCGGCCGTTCGCGCTCGAGTCGTACCGCGTGCTGGTCGAACACCGGGAGGACGGCGCGGTCGTCTCCGAGGCGACCGTCAAGATCCGGGTACGCGGCGAGCGGGTGATCGCCACCGCCGAGGGGAACGGCCCGATCAACGCCCTGGACGAGGCGCTGCGGGTCGGGCTGGCCCGGCACTACCCCGAGCTGCGCGACTTCGAGCTGGCCGACTACAAGGTGCGCATCCTGGAGGGCAGCCACGGCACCGGCGCGGTCACCCGCGTGCTGGTCGAGACGGCCGACGGCGCCGGCCGGGACTGGACCACCGTGGGCGTGCACCACAACGTGGTCGAGGCGAGCTGGCACGCCCTCGTCGACGCCCTCACCTACGGCCTGGCCCGCGCCAAGGTCTGA
- the serA gene encoding phosphoglycerate dehydrogenase, with the protein MNPVVLIAEELAPAAIEVLAHDFDVRHVDGTDRPALLSALAEADAVIVRSATQIDAEAIAAAPRLRVVARAGVGLDNVEVPAATARGVMVVNAPTSNIVSAAEQAVALLLAVARNTASASAALKAGEWKRSKYTGVEIQGKTVGVVGLGRIGVLFAQRIAAFGTRLIAYDPYIQPARAAQLGVRLVGLEELLREADFISIHLPKTPETVGLIGEKELAVVKPGVRIVNAARGGLVDEQALADAIAEGRVAGAGVDVYAKEPCTSSPLFAFDNVVATPHLGASTNEAQDKAGLAVAKSVKLALQGEFVPDAVNVQAGGVVAEDVRPLLPLAEKLGRAFTAVAGGVAASVTVEVRGEIVSHDVAVLKLAATKGLFSSVVEEQVTYVNAPHLAAERGVEVTLATLADTVDQPTLVTVRGALPDGRTVRVSGTVTSSGVRDVIKLTEVDGFDVEIGAEGILLFLRYVDRPGVVGTVGTLLGEAGINIAAMQVARREAGGETLMTLTVDQALGADLLTSAADSIGATAASAADLRDE; encoded by the coding sequence ATGAATCCTGTCGTACTGATCGCCGAAGAACTCGCTCCCGCCGCCATCGAGGTGCTCGCGCACGACTTCGACGTCCGGCACGTCGACGGCACCGACCGCCCGGCCCTGCTCTCCGCGCTGGCCGAGGCCGACGCCGTCATCGTGCGCAGTGCCACCCAGATCGACGCCGAGGCCATCGCCGCGGCGCCGCGGCTCAGGGTGGTCGCCCGCGCCGGCGTGGGTCTGGACAACGTCGAGGTGCCGGCCGCCACCGCACGCGGCGTCATGGTCGTCAACGCCCCCACGTCCAACATCGTCTCCGCCGCCGAGCAGGCCGTCGCGCTGCTGCTCGCCGTCGCCCGCAACACCGCGAGCGCCAGCGCCGCGCTGAAGGCGGGGGAGTGGAAGCGGTCCAAGTACACCGGCGTGGAGATCCAGGGCAAGACGGTCGGCGTGGTCGGCCTCGGCCGCATCGGCGTGCTCTTCGCCCAGCGGATCGCGGCGTTCGGCACTCGGCTCATCGCGTACGACCCGTACATCCAGCCGGCCCGCGCGGCCCAGCTCGGTGTCCGCCTGGTCGGTCTGGAGGAGCTGCTGCGGGAAGCCGACTTCATCTCCATCCACCTGCCGAAGACTCCGGAGACCGTCGGCCTGATCGGCGAGAAGGAGTTGGCCGTCGTCAAGCCGGGCGTCCGGATCGTCAACGCGGCGCGCGGCGGGCTGGTGGACGAGCAGGCCCTGGCCGACGCGATCGCCGAGGGCCGGGTGGCCGGGGCGGGCGTGGACGTCTACGCCAAGGAGCCGTGCACCTCCTCGCCGCTGTTCGCCTTCGACAACGTGGTGGCCACCCCGCACCTGGGTGCCTCCACCAACGAGGCGCAGGACAAGGCCGGCCTGGCGGTGGCCAAGAGCGTGAAGCTCGCGCTGCAGGGCGAGTTCGTGCCGGACGCGGTGAACGTGCAGGCCGGCGGCGTGGTCGCCGAGGACGTGCGACCGCTGCTTCCGCTGGCCGAGAAGCTCGGCCGGGCCTTCACCGCGGTGGCCGGCGGGGTCGCCGCGAGCGTGACCGTCGAGGTGCGGGGCGAGATCGTCAGCCACGACGTGGCGGTGCTCAAGCTCGCCGCCACCAAGGGCCTGTTCAGCTCGGTGGTCGAGGAGCAGGTCACCTACGTCAACGCGCCGCACCTGGCGGCGGAGCGCGGTGTCGAGGTCACCCTGGCCACCCTGGCCGACACGGTCGACCAGCCGACCCTGGTCACCGTCCGCGGCGCCCTGCCGGACGGCCGTACGGTCCGCGTCTCGGGCACGGTGACCAGCAGCGGAGTCCGCGACGTCATCAAGCTGACCGAGGTCGACGGGTTCGACGTCGAGATCGGCGCGGAGGGCATCCTGCTCTTCCTCCGCTACGTCGACCGGCCCGGCGTGGTCGGCACCGTCGGGACCCTGCTCGGCGAGGCGGGCATCAACATCGCGGCGATGCAGGTGGCTCGCCGGGAGGCCGGCGGTGAGACGCTGATGACGCTCACCGTCGACCAGGCGCTCGGCGCGGACCTGCTCACCTCCGCCGCCGACTCGATCGGCGCGACCGCGGCCAGCGCCGCGGACCTGCGCGACGAGTGA
- a CDS encoding 3-isopropylmalate dehydrogenase → MARIAVVAGDGIGPEVVAQARKVLDAVLPGVQATDYDLGAARWHRTGEVLPDSVLSELAGHDAILLGAVGDPTVPPGVLERGLLLKLRFAFDQYVNLRPSRLWPGTTGPLGSVKPGEVDLVVVREGTEGLYAGAGGSLHRDTPAEIATEESLNTRHGVERVIRDAFARARRRERRKVTLVHKTNVLTHAGSLWSRTFEAVAAEHPDVTTEYQHVDAAAMFLVTQPQRYDVVVTDNLFGDILTDIAAAVTGGIGLAASGSINPEGTYPSMFEPVHGSAPDIAGQGVADPVAAVLSAALLLDQLGHGEAAARVTAAVGTELAKRVPGVPVRTAEVGDRIAGYAAG, encoded by the coding sequence GTGGCACGGATCGCGGTGGTGGCCGGGGACGGGATCGGTCCCGAGGTGGTCGCGCAGGCCCGCAAGGTCCTCGACGCGGTGCTTCCCGGCGTGCAGGCCACCGACTACGACCTCGGCGCCGCGCGCTGGCACCGGACCGGCGAGGTGCTGCCGGACTCCGTGCTGAGCGAGCTGGCCGGGCACGACGCGATCCTGCTCGGCGCGGTCGGCGACCCGACCGTCCCGCCCGGCGTGCTGGAGCGCGGCCTGCTGCTCAAGCTCCGCTTCGCCTTCGACCAGTACGTGAACCTCCGCCCGTCGCGGCTCTGGCCCGGCACGACCGGCCCGCTCGGCAGCGTGAAGCCGGGCGAGGTCGACCTGGTGGTCGTGCGGGAGGGCACCGAGGGGCTCTACGCGGGGGCCGGCGGCTCGCTGCACCGGGACACGCCCGCCGAGATCGCCACGGAGGAGAGCCTCAACACCCGCCACGGGGTGGAGCGGGTCATCCGGGACGCGTTCGCCCGCGCGCGTCGCCGGGAGCGGCGCAAGGTGACCCTCGTGCACAAGACCAACGTGCTCACCCACGCCGGGTCGCTCTGGTCGCGCACCTTCGAGGCGGTCGCCGCCGAGCACCCCGACGTGACCACGGAGTACCAGCACGTCGACGCCGCGGCGATGTTCCTGGTCACCCAGCCCCAGCGCTACGACGTGGTGGTCACCGACAATCTCTTCGGTGACATCCTCACCGACATCGCCGCCGCGGTCACCGGCGGCATCGGGCTGGCGGCCAGTGGCAGCATCAACCCGGAGGGCACCTACCCCTCGATGTTCGAGCCGGTGCACGGCTCCGCGCCGGACATCGCCGGGCAGGGGGTGGCCGACCCGGTCGCCGCCGTGCTCTCCGCCGCGCTCCTGCTCGACCAGCTCGGGCACGGCGAGGCGGCGGCCCGGGTCACCGCGGCGGTCGGCACCGAGCTGGCCAAGCGGGTGCCGGGCGTACCCGTACGCACCGCCGAGGTGGGCGACCGCATCGCCGGCTACGCGGCCGGCTGA
- a CDS encoding FAD:protein FMN transferase, protein MRIDEQPRTRWPDLSGFRHRRPDLRLGSRLQRIERPGAVPGDRITVQHTVATATAEYTLLLNAPGWLGRRAVGEALRDAVAELRAIDLTYGPTRPESLVSRLRRDEISPESYPPLADLVDRCAAMRAATDGWFDAWAVPGGFDPGGLLGGWAVERAAARLRANGVHDYALVTGADLVVRGHAPHGGPWRVAVHHPTDQDRPPLVLEMTEGAVGTSGVSGRQGHVIDPHTGEPADQLVAATVVGPDLAVADAYATALYAAGPAGLSWFRDGSEYRALFAHRR, encoded by the coding sequence GTGCGCATCGACGAGCAGCCGCGGACCCGTTGGCCCGATCTGTCCGGTTTCCGGCATCGCCGGCCCGACCTCCGGCTCGGCAGCCGTCTCCAGCGGATCGAGCGGCCCGGCGCGGTGCCCGGGGACCGGATCACCGTGCAGCACACCGTAGCCACCGCGACGGCCGAATACACGCTGCTGCTGAACGCGCCCGGCTGGCTGGGCCGGCGCGCGGTCGGCGAGGCACTACGGGACGCGGTCGCCGAACTGCGCGCCATCGACCTCACCTACGGCCCGACCCGCCCGGAGAGCCTGGTGTCCCGACTGCGCCGGGACGAGATCAGCCCGGAGTCGTACCCCCCGCTGGCCGACCTGGTGGACCGCTGCGCCGCCATGCGCGCGGCCACCGACGGCTGGTTCGACGCCTGGGCGGTGCCCGGCGGCTTCGACCCCGGTGGCCTGCTCGGCGGCTGGGCCGTGGAGCGCGCCGCCGCCCGGCTGCGCGCCAACGGCGTGCACGACTACGCCCTGGTCACGGGCGCCGACCTGGTGGTACGCGGCCACGCACCGCACGGCGGCCCGTGGCGGGTGGCCGTGCACCACCCCACCGACCAGGACCGGCCGCCCCTGGTGCTGGAGATGACCGAAGGCGCGGTCGGCACGTCCGGGGTCAGCGGACGGCAGGGGCATGTGATCGACCCGCACACCGGGGAGCCGGCGGACCAGTTGGTCGCCGCGACCGTGGTGGGCCCGGACCTCGCGGTGGCCGACGCCTACGCCACCGCGCTCTACGCCGCCGGCCCGGCCGGCCTGTCCTGGTTCCGCGACGGCTCCGAATACCGGGCGCTTTTCGCCCACCGCCGCTGA
- a CDS encoding PRC-barrel domain-containing protein translates to MERLDPRTTHGTPDPLVHGGHGAFPGDTPGGTFDPWRYRDDSGVTGVDLVGYKVEASDGSIGKVDRASHEVNSSYLVVDIGPWIFGKKVMIPAGTVNHVDHEERKVYVDRNKDQIKAAPEFDETADTDPAYRDKLGGYYGDTYSAIPPGTAR, encoded by the coding sequence ATGGAGCGGCTCGACCCTCGAACGACCCACGGGACGCCAGATCCGCTCGTCCACGGTGGCCATGGCGCCTTCCCGGGTGACACGCCCGGCGGCACCTTCGATCCGTGGCGCTACCGCGACGACTCCGGCGTGACCGGCGTCGACCTGGTGGGCTACAAGGTGGAGGCGAGCGACGGCAGCATCGGCAAGGTGGACCGGGCCAGCCACGAGGTCAACTCCAGTTACCTCGTGGTCGACATCGGTCCGTGGATCTTCGGCAAGAAGGTCATGATCCCTGCCGGCACCGTCAACCACGTCGACCACGAGGAGCGGAAGGTCTACGTCGACCGGAACAAGGACCAGATCAAGGCCGCGCCCGAGTTCGACGAGACCGCCGACACCGACCCGGCCTACCGGGACAAGCTCGGTGGCTACTACGGCGACACGTACTCGGCCATCCCGCCGGGTACCGCCAGGTGA